Proteins found in one Homalodisca vitripennis isolate AUS2020 chromosome 4, UT_GWSS_2.1, whole genome shotgun sequence genomic segment:
- the LOC124361416 gene encoding uncharacterized protein LOC124361416 translates to MVLRIFFLLALAGVFLQSAQASKCDSKIIAKIKEYWGENVPPYLIPTAISNVKEVVIGTTHDYYAEGTKCVYSFFMVDRVLIVYVFENGTTSAVNMPVVESEGTTYAPDSNTVRYHVFTKCGVTGLYTCSKDGKEGPAKGLVKVKYSKYDPADVEEAKEVLKSIGVEITDEYPDHCC, encoded by the exons ATGGTGTTACGCATATTCTTTTTGCTAGCGCTCGCTGGTGTTTTCCTCCAGTCGGCACAAGCCTCGAAGTGTGACTCGAAGATAATAGCAAAAATAAAGGAGTATTGGGGCGAAAATGTTCCTCCGTATCTCATACCTACG GCTATATCAAATGTAAAAGAAGTAGTGATCGGAACCACACACGATTACTACGCAGAAGGCACGAAGTGTGTTTACTCGTTTTTCATGGTGGACAGGGTGTTAATAGTTTATGTCTTCGAGAATGG AACGACATCAGCTGTAAATATGCCTGTCGTTGAAAGTGAAGGAACCACCTATGCTCCTG ACTCAAACACGGTGAGGTACCACGTGTTCACCAAGTGTGGAGTGACAGGTCTTTATACCTGTTCGAAAGATG GGAAAGAGGGTCCTGCCAAAGGGCTGGTCAAAGTGAAGTACAGTAAGTACGATCCTGCTGATGTCGAGGAAGCTAAAGAAGTCCTGAAGTCCATTGGCGTCGAGATAACAGATGAGTATCCGGACCATTGTTGTTAA